The region CACGACCGCCTCGATATGGGGCAGCCTGGGCCGTCTGCGGCAACCAGCCGGACAATAACCATCCACTCAATAGGATTATGCCAATGACCAATCGCGAGCGATACATGCAACTGCTGCCAAGACCTCCGATCATGATCTCCTCCTTCAAAGCTCAATTGACGCTGTCAATCTTCAGCGCGGGCACATTCTATCCATTTTGTGCTGCCGAGGAAAGTCAATTGAAGGGTTGTTCGTGTCGGCTTGTGGCAACGGCCAACAACAATCAAAGACAAGCACAGATTGATTGATTGACTGATTTGAATCTTCCATCAGTGAATCGGCGCCCGCATTTTTCGCAAGAGCGCATTTTGATGAGAGCGGCATTGATCCACTGCACCGGCGTTGAGTGAGCGCATCGGCGTTGAGTGAGTGCATCGGCGTGAATCCGCTGCATCAGCGTGCATCTGCGTTCCGTGTTGGCGTGTCCCTTGTGATGGTTCGAGGCGAACGCATCTCGTTTTTGGAATTGGGTCTGAGTGATCGGTCGCGCTGCGTTGACAGGCGAAGCAGGCGGCTGATAGCTTTGGCCTCGCACGCGTGCCGCGTATGTCATCATCAACTGACATTGCTGTTGAATTCCGTCAGGTCAGCGTCAGCCTCGATGGGCGCGCTGTGGTGTCTGATTTGAGTTTTCAGATTCATCGCGCAGAGACGGTTGTGCTGCTTGGTCGGAGCGGGTGCGGCAAGACGACGACGCTGAAACTGATCAATCGCTTACTTGAGCCGACGCGCGGCGAGGTTTGGGTCGAAGGCCGAGCGACGACAGAGTGGGACCCGATTCAGTTGCGTCGGCGAATCGGGTACGTCATTCAAGACGTGGGATTGTTTCCGCATTTCACTGTTGAGCGCAACGTGGCGCTCGTGCCGACGTTGGAACGATGGTCGCCGGCGCGCATTCGTGAGCGCACCGATCAACTGCTGCGCATGGTCGGGCTGGAGCCGGAGCAATTCGCCCGACGTTACCCGCACGAGCTGTCCGGTGGCCAGCGGCAACGTGTTGGCGTGGCGCGGGCGTTGGCGGCTGATCCGCCACTGCTGCTGATGGATGAGCCATTCGGCGCGCTTGATCCGATCACGCGGGTGGATATTCAACGCGAATTTCGCCAGCTTCAACAGCAGCTCGGCAAGACGGTTGTTTTCGTCACGCACGACGTGCAGGAGGCTGTGGCGTTGGCCTCCCGTATCGGCTTGATGAAAGATGGCCGCCTGGTCGAACTCGGCACGCCAAGCCAGTTTCTTGAGTCGAGCCATCCAGAAGCGCGCCACTTCATCCAAGCGTTGCAGCATAGACGGGAGCACTTATGAGCCTGAGCGAATTCCTCAGCCGGTACTGGAGCGAAATCCTTCTGCTCACCCAGCAACATATCATGCTTGTCGGCATCGCGACGGGTTTGGCGACGCTGATCGGCGTGCCGCTCGGTGTCCTGATTCGGCAACGCCCTCTGTGTAGTAAGTTGGTGCTCGCACTGGCCAATGTGATACAGACGGTTCCCAGCTTGGCGCTCTTTGGATTCCTCATACCGCTGCCGCTCATTGGCGGCATCGGTCAGCGAACAGCCATTGTGGCCTTGGTGCTCTATGCGTTGTTGCCGATCATTCGCAACACCTACACCGGTCTCATGGGCGTTGATCGCGCCGTGCGCGAAGCCGGGCGCGGCATGGGCATGACCGATCGTCAGCTTCTCTTTCAAGTCGAATTGCCGTTGGCATTGCATGTGATTCTGGCCGGCGTGCGGCTCGCCACAGTCATCTCAGTCGGTCTGGCTACCATTGCTGCATTCATCGGCGCCGGCGGACTTGGCGATCTGATCTTTCGGGGCATCTCAACCGTCAACAACCAACTGATTCTGGCTGGCGCGATTCCAGCAGCCCTGTTGGCCTTGCTGGTTGATGTGGCGCTCGGTTGGATTGAACATCGCTTCAAACCAGGCCGGAGACGGTGATGAAAACAGAGCTAGCACCGCAGACCTCAAGCCTCAACCGCCGAGCTTCTCCACACCGGCCAGCGACAACCAGTGAGCGACAACTCAATTGGCTGCCGGCTCTGAGCGGCTGGCTGTTGCTGACTGGCTTGTGGATTCTGTTGCTGAGCCATTGCGCTGGCCGTGAAGAGCGCATTGTCATTGGCTCAAAAAATTTCACCGAGCAGGTCATCCTTGGCGAGCTGTTAGCGCAGCACATTGAGACGAATACCGGTTTGGCTGTCATGCGCCGACTCAATTTGGGCGGCACGTTCATTTGCCATCAGGCTATTCGAGCCGGCGATATTGATCTGTATGTCGAATACACAGGCACGGCCTTGACGGCCATCTTGAAGCAGCAACCGACGAGCGATGCGGCGGAAGTCTACCGGCGCGTCAAACAAGAATATGCTGAGCAGTTCCAGCTTGAGTGGATGCAGCCGCTGGGATTCAACAACACGTTTGCCATGATCGTGCGCGGCGAGGACGCGCGCGCGTTGAACATACGAACGATCTCGCAGGCGGCAGAGCACACGCCGCGCTGGCGAGCCGGTTTCGGACCTGAGTTCATGGAACGCGCCGACGGCTATAACGGGTTGGCAAAAACCTATGGACTCAAGTTTGCCCAGCCGCCGCGCATTATGGACCTGGGCTTGATGTACCGCGCGCTGATTGAAAGACAGGTAGACATCGTCGCCGGCAATTCAACCGATGGGCTGATTGCCAGCCTTGATCTTGTTGTCCTTGAAGACGACAGGCATTACTTCCCACCTTATGAAGCGGCTCCTGTCGTGCGTCGGCAGACATTAGAGCGACATCCGGCGCTGCGTCAGGCACTGCACCAACTGGGCGGATGTATCTCAGCCGAGCAGATGCGTCAGTTGAATTATCAGGTTGATGGCCGACAGCGCGATGTCAGGCAGGTTGTGCAAGAGTTTCGACAAACGGCTTGCCGGTGATCGGTCGGCAAAAATTTTATGTTCACCCCCTGTGAAAATCGCCCACAAAACACACGAATCTCATGAACGAATTGTACTTTCATCGTTCGTGGCGTGCGCGGAGCATAAGAGCGATTCCTCGGAAAACGTCAAAGCTCAGCGTGCGCCGAAGGCGCAAACAGCAGGTAGCCAGACGTGCAACGTCTGGAGCAGCAGACCAAACAATCATGGCGCGTTGGCGACGCGCCGAGATGTGCGCGTTCGTAGCCGCCGCTTGAACAGCCTGAACGAGCCGACGGCAGAACGAAGTGGCGCCCCCTCAGGGCGCGAGGGATTGGGGATGACGCTCACCCAGATGTTCCACGTCTGGCTACCCTCTTGCGGCGTCTAACGACGCTGCGTCCCAAGATCGCTCCTTTGAAAATGTGGCACAGGCGTTCCCGCCTGTCCGCTCCTTTGAAAATGTGGCACAGGCGTTCCCGCCTGTCCTCCGTTTTCATGCTTCGCGGCGCGCTGTTGCATAGAGGCGATTCTCCCGAAAGCGACATTTTCAGCGTTCGTGGTGTCTCCAGAGCATAGGGGCGATTGCCTCTGCACTGGCTTTGCGCCTTGTACGGTGTTTCTGCAATTGGCTATACTGGCGGCTCGCAATTGAGAGAGCCGTCATGAAATTAGTCAGCTTTCAACGTGGCGCCACAGCTTCCTACGGCGTTGTCATCGAGGAGGGCATCATTGATGTTGGCCATCGGCTTGACCATCCTTATTTGACGCTGCGGGCCGTGCTGGAGGCCAACGCATTGGGCGAGGTGGCGGAGTATGTCGCAGGACGGCCCGCCGACCTGAGCTTTGACGAGGTTACGTTTTTGCCTGTTATTCCCAATCCGGATAAGATTCTCTGCGTCGGCATCAACTATGAAGCGCACCGCCTGGAGACAGGACGCGACAAAACCGAATATCCTGTCCTGTTCACTCGTTTTGCCAACACACAGGTTGGCCACAATCAACCGATCATCCGGCCGCGCGTTTCTGAGAAATTGGATTATGAAGGCGAGCTGGCCGTCATCATCGGCAAGAGAGGTCGGTACATTGATCGGGCGGCAGCGTTGTCTCATGTGGCAGGGTACGCCTGTTATAACGATGCAAGCGTGCGCGATTGGCAACGGCATACATCGCAGTTCACGCCGGGCAAAAATTTTCCCGCAACCGGCGGATTCGGTCCCTGGATGGTAACAGCCGATGAGATTCCCGATCCGACGCAACTGACACTAAGCACGCGACTGAACGGTGTTCAGATGCAGCACGCTCGGACCGACGATCTGATCTTCACCATCCCTGAGTTGATTGCTTATATCTCGACGTTCACAGAATTGGTCCCTGGCGATGTCATTTCCACCGGCACGCCCGGCGGGGTGGGCTTCGCGCGGCGTCCACCCGTGTTCATGAAACCCGGCGATCTCGTTGAAGTGGAAATTTCAGGGATCGGCGTTTTGCGAAATCCTATCATCAAGGAAACAGCCCATGCCGATTAGCAAAGACGAATTTCGCCAATCACTCAGCCGCTTCGCCAGCGGCGTCACTGTCGTCACCACTCGTGATGCTGACGGATGCCCACGGGGCATGACTGTCAGCGCCTTCTGTTCACTCTCGCTTGAGCCGCCGCTGGTGCTCATCTGCATTGACAAAACTGCGGAGAGTCACCCGGCGTTTAGCCAAAGCGGTGTGTTTGCCGTCAACGTGTTGGCTGATAATCAGGAGTTTCTCTCGCGCCAATTTTCGACTGCCGTGGAAGACCGATTTGCCGGCATCGCATATCATGCAGGGCTGGATGGCGTGCCGGTGCTGGACGGCGCGCTGGCCAATTTGCAATGCCGCTTGGTGCACAGTTACGATGGCGGCGACCATACGATTTTTGTTGGCCAAATTGAAGCAACCACGGTGCGCGAGGGCAATCCATTGCTTTACTTCCGTGGGCGCTACAGACAACTGGCGGAGTGAGGGCGGTTCTCGATGAAACTGATCGTCGGCATCTCTGGCAGCAGTGGCGTCATCTATGGCATTCGTTTGCTGGAGATTCTCCAATCGGTGCCGCACATCGAAACACATCTGATCATGACGCCGGCAGCTCGGCAAACGATTACGCTGGAGACTGACTATCAGCCCAGCGCGGTCGAAGCGCTGGCCCGCGTCGTCCATAAATTCGGTGACATCGCTGCCTCGCTTTCTTCAGGATCGTTCGCGGTCGCCGGCATGATCGTCATTCCCTGCTCGATCAAAACGCTGGCCGGCATCGCCTATTCCTATAGCGACAACTTGCTGACGCGCGCCGCTGATGTGACGCTCAAAGAGCGGCGACGATTGGTGCTCGTTGTGCGCGAAACGCCGCTGCATCTTGGCCATCTGCGGCTGATGGCGCAGGCAACAGAAATCGGCGCGATCATCATGCCGCCCGTGCCAGCCTTTTATCACCGCCCGCAAACACTCGATGACATCATCAATCAAACAGTCAATCGCGCATTAGACCTGCTCGGCATTGAGCTTGCCCAGGACCTCTTCCAACGCTGGACTGGACCTCATAAACGAGCGTGAGCGCATGAATCAACAATAACGAGCATCCGCGCTGGTGGTCATGCTTGTCGGAGCGCGTCAACGCTTGGAGCCTATAACGAACGGTTTACGCTCAATCCCATGAACGTTGGTCATGGCTGCTGGAGCGCGTCAGCACTTGGTGCGCCGCTTTGGTTGTTCCCCTCTGACTCGCCTCAGGTTCTTGACGCTTCTTCAGCAAGCATGCTTCGCGCAGCCTCAAGCGCTTCGTCTAAGTTCGTCACCTTCCCGTCTAGTTGCTGTTCGTAGATGGCCTGTAGGATTTTGCCCATGCGCGGACCGGGTGCCATGCCTATTTGAATCAAATGCCGTCCCATCAAAATTGGTTTGGGCGGCGCATGCTCAACAGCCAATGCCCGCGCTTTCTGGATGAACCATTCTTGCGCCGATGATTCGCTGGCCGGGCCGCGCGCCAGGGCATCGGCTTTGGATGCCAGATAGAGCAGCTCCAGGTCGCATTTCTTGGCCAGGCGGCGAAACGCGCCATCGCTAACGCGGTCGCGGTCTTTGTAAAAGTGAGATGGCTTCAGATGATTGACCACTAACTGAACGACGTGATGCCGGACATCGAAGCCGTTAATTGTGTGAATGTTCAATGCGTCGAGCACGCGCAGCGTTGGTTCACGCCCGCGTTCTTCGTGTTCGGGTGAGCGGATATGGCCACGGTCAAACACAGTCGTCTGCGGCTTGGCAATGTCGTGCAACAAGACAGCCAACACGACTGTGAGCTTCAGTTCTTTGGGCAAGCCTTGGCTCAAGGCGACGGCTTGATCCACAGCCATCAGCGTATGCACCCAAACATCCCCTTCCGGATGCCACTGCGGGTCTTGTGGACAACCGACCATCGGCAGCAACTCAGGCAGTAACTTCTCGATGATGCCCAGCTCCAACGCCGCTTGCAATCCAATCGAAGGCCGACGCGCCAGCAGAAACAATTTCTCAAACTCGCCCCAGATGCGCTCCTTTGGCAAATCATCCAGCGCAATCGAGCGGCACAGCTCTTTGGTTTGTTGGTCAATCTCAAATTCAAATCGCGCGGCCAACTGCATGGCGCGCAGCACGCGCAGGCTGTCTTCAACAAACGTGTTCGGATCAACGACACGAATCACTCGCTGGTCAATATCGCCGATGCCGCCGTGAGGATCAATCAACTCGTCGGTCAACGGATCATACATGATCGCGTTGATGGTGAAATCGCGCCGACGGGCTGCTTCTTCAAACGACATGAATGGATCGCCGGTGACGTCGAATCCGCGATGCCCGCGCGCAACTTTCGATTCACGACGCGGCAAACTGACATCAATCTCCAACGACCCTGATTCATCCCTGACCAGCAGTTTGTAAACGGTGAAACGCTCACCTACTGCATTGACACTGCCAAATGGTTCAATGACGGCTCGGAGTATCTCAGGCGGAATGCGATAGACTTCGATGTCATAATCTTTCGATGCAATGCCCATCAGGCGGTCGCGCACACCGCCGCCCACAAACAGCGCCCGACCGCCAGCCTCGCGTATCGCGCGACAAAGCGAAACAACGACACTGTCAATCGCTTGAAGAGATGCGCCACGAATCGCCACAGCAGAACTTTTCACGAACGCCGATCGCCGGAGGGCGGGTTCGCGTGTATGACCTGGTGCAATCCGGCGTGCAGCGGGTTACCACTGGCCGACGGCCCAGCGCCCTGCTCAATCACATCCATGAATGCGCTCACCGAGAAGACCGCTCGGCCGATGCCCGCCTCGCCATATCCAGGCGGCACCGGCAAACGATAACTGGCGTGCAAGTCGCGCCACGTTTCCAGCAACCGCAGATGATATTCGAGCGGCGCTCCTTGCGGATTCAGTGGACCCAGCCCCGTCAATGGCTCCGGACACCAAACGGTGAACCGGGGAGTGATGCCATGTGACATGAAAAAGTTCAACCCTTCGGCGGTCGAGGCAATAGCTTCATCAACCGTGTCGAACCCATAGGGCTTTGCCATTTCGACGCCGGCGACGAAATTGGGAATCACATGAGACGGCTCGAAAATCGTCGCTGCATCGAGGATGCGCTTGATCCACTCGTTCCGCCCAATGTAGCGCGCTTTGCCAGGACAGATCAGGTTGAAGAGTCGTTCATCCCAAATCTCGTAGTTGGGATGATAGATTTGCACGCCGACGTCTTTGAGTTTTTTCACTTCGTCCACAGGCAGCGCCTGCACAACCATCTTGCTGATCCAGCGTCCGGGAAACCGCTGCTCAATCGCTTCGGCATACCGCGCATAAAAGTCAACTTCCGACAAACCGTGTAGCTTCGTGGTGACGCTTCCGCCGGTGATCGTATAGGCGCGGCTGATCGGTTCTTGCGTGTCTGTCTGGTTGATGATCGCCAGCGCTTCCAGGATTTCGTCAACCGATTTGACACCCGTGTAAGGCCGTCCGGCTTCGAGTTGTTGCCTGTAGTTCTCGTTGATGTCGCAGAACTGACATTCCTCTTGCTTGCCGAAATACTGGCAGATGCGATAGACGGTCAGGTAAATCAGGTAACCCCATTCAATCGTCGGCGCAATTTCGATCACACGTTTGCCGTTGGAGAGCGTGTGCGTGTAATACTCCGGCACAGGCTGAAAGCCAACATGGCAGATCGTCACGCCATTGAGTTTGAGCGCCACTTGCTCCTCGTCAACTTCGACACGATACGGCGAGGCCGGATTCAACCGCACGGAGACAATCGTGCGCCGGAAGCCGTATGGTCCGCCTTCCAGGCAAATTTCTTCCGGCGCGCGCCAGTGCTCCTGCTGCTCCATCTCCTTCAGTGGCACGAGATCAAATGAGAAGATGAAATAAGCTTTGAGCTTGTGTTGCGCGGCGACACGTAGCGCCTCCTCCGTGAAGGCGACGCCCAGACGTAGCATGTCTGTCTTGACAATCGCCTCCGGTGGCAGACTGTCATGCCGCTTGATCAACGCTTCGAGCTGATCCAGATACTGCTCATGGCTGAGCGTTGGTTGCTGATTGAGTCCCGACATCAACATTGCTGTTGCACGCTCTCCAGTAGCCTACGCTGGCTATCGGCAGCCGAGTTGGTCTATCAAATATGCTTTCACTTGATCAGCAGCGATACGAATTTGCTGCATTGAATCGCGGTCACGGACAGTCACCTGCTGATCCTCGAGCGATTGCACATCAACGGTGACGCAGTAGGGCGTGCCGATTTCATCTTGCCGGCGATAAAGCCGACCAATTGAACCCGTGTCGTCATAAACGGCGCGCATCGCTGGCTGAAGATCGCGTTTGATCCTTCGCGCCATTTCGACAATTTCCGGGCGATTGCGGAGCAGCGGCAGCACGGCCACTTTGATCGGCGCGAGGTCTTTGTGAAGTTTCAGCACAACGCGCTTTTCGCCTCGCACTAACTCTTCGTCATAAGCATCGCACAAGAAAGCCAACGTCGCGCGGTCAGCGCCGGCTGATGGCTCGATCACATAAGGGATGATATGCTCCTTCGTCTCTTCATCGAAGAATGTCAGATCAGTAACGCTGTGTGTATTAGCCGGATTCAACTTGGAATGCGAGCGAAGGTCAAAATCAGTGCGGTTGGCGATGCCCTCAATCTCCGACCAACCAATCGAGAAGAGATATTCAATGTCAATCGTGCGCTTGGCATAGTGGGCGAGTTCTTCCGGAGTCTGTTCACGTTTGCGCAAATTCTCAGGGCGAATGCCCAGATTCAGATACCAATTGAACCGCTCCTCAACCCATCGCTCAAACCATTCTTCATCCGTGCCAGGCTTGACGAAGTATTCGATTTCCATTTGCTCAAACTCGCGTGTGCGGAAGGTGAAATTGCCTGGCGTGATTTCGTTGCGGAACGCTTTCCCGATTTGCGCAATGCCAAACGGCAGTTTGCGCCGCATGGTCGTCTGCACATTGAGGAAGTTAACAAAAATGCCTTGCGCCGTTTCAGGTCGTAGATAAACAAGCGCCCCTTCATCTTCGACCGGCCCCACGAAAGTCTTGAACATGAGATTGAACATGCGCGGCTCAGTCAACTCACCGTTGCATGATGGGCATCGGTCGCCATTGACGTGATCGGCGCGGAATCGCTTCTTGCATTCTTTACAATCAACCAGCGGATCGGAGAACGTCTCTTCATGACCTGAGTATTTCCACACCTGCCGATTCATGAGGATCGCGGCATCCAGACCTTCCATGTCGTCGCGCTCATAGACCACCGAGCGCCACCATGCGCGTTTGACGTTGTTTTTTAATTCCACACCGAGCGGGCCATAATCCCATGTGCTTTCCAGTCCACCATAGACTTCGCTGCTGGGGAAAATAAAGCCGCGCCGTTTACACAATGATTTAATTTTCTCTAAATCTCCAGGCATATCTGTATTGCGTACCTCAACGTTTTTTGCCTCGTTACTAAAACGCAGAATGATAACGGATCAGGGGATTACAGTAAACCGGTCGCAAGCCTTTGCCACGAAAGGGAACAAAATCCTACGACTTTTCAACAAGAGCCTCATGCATCGGCGAGCGCCTGCCGTACCTTCTCCAACGCGCCGTATAGGATTTCGTCTTCGCGCGCTATACACACGCGCATGTAGCGCCGCCACTCGTCGCCATCGGCGAACGCGCTGCCCGGCACAGCAGCCACGCCAGCACGCTCCATCAGAAACTGATTCAACTGCATGGCGTCGTCAAACCTGTCGGGTATGCGCGCCCAAAGGTAAAATGCCGAGCCGGATTCGTAGACCTGAAAGCCAACCTCGGCGAGCGTGTGGGCCGCGAAACGACGACGAGCCATGAACTGGTCGCGTAATCGCGGGTAGTAGCCGGGATCAGCCATCAACACGCGGGCCAACGCCTTCTGGAGCGGCGTCGGCGTGCACACATAGAGCACATTGATTGCGTTGTTCAATGGCGCAACCAGCGAGCCTGAACCGTAGGTATAGCCGATCCGCCAGCCCGATATGTTCCATGATTTGGAGAATGAATTGATTGTGATGGTCCGCTCCCACATGCCGGGCAACGAGGCGATAGAAATATGCTTCCGCTCGCCAACCACGTGATGCTCGTAGACCTCATCGGCGAGGCATAGCAGATCGAGTTCCTGACAGATCGAGGCAATGATTTCAAGCTCGTCCTGGCTAAACACTTTGCCGGTGGGATTCGCCGGCGTGCAGACAATAATCGCGCGCAAGGGGAACGACGAGCGATCCTTTAACTGACGGCAATGTGTCTTTAGTGCGTCGCCGTCGAGTTCAAGCGATGGGCCGCGCAGCGGAAATACTTCCGTGTGGCCGCCCAGATCGCCGATGACGCGCCGATGGTAAGGATAATATGGCTCGAACACGAGCGCGGCCGCGCCGCGAAGATACGTATGCGCGACGGCCACCACGCCGCCAGTGCCGCCAGGCGTGATGAGCAGTTCCATCGGCGTCGCATCAGGATCAACACGGACGCCGTTGAACGCAGCGATTTTGGCGGCGACAGCCGCGCGCAATTGCGCATCGCCTTCCGATGGACTGTAATGATTCTCACTCGCTGTGATGATCTCACAAGCCGCACGCGCCAGCGCCGGATCAATCGGCAACTCTGACTGCCCCTGAACAAGATTGCCGCTGCGTGGCACGAGTCGGGTAATGGCGCGAATGTCTGGTTGGTGTTTGTTGCTCATCTGTGTGTTGTGCCTCCTGTGATTGCGGGCGGCGCACTATAACACATGACCTTGATCCAGGACAATCAACCGAGCAGGGTTGATAACAAATGCCGATGAAGATCACACATTACCGCTCAGTTAGTTTTAGAGCAATTTTCAATTGCCATTGGCCTGGTGGCGCCGCATCTTGCTGGCTCATGCACGCCGGCGTGGCCTCCCAGGGTAAGCTCACTCGCAAACCGCTCTAGGTTCTGCCATGCTTTTTGGCTCTATGAACGTGATCTCTCCCTTCGCAATTGGATAACCCTCGGCGAGCTTCTTGTTGTTTTGGAAAGTCGAAACCGGCGATCACTCGTCTGGCAATGAGCCATCCGCCATCAACGCTCACGCTTGACCAATACTCTCCAACGATTCAGCAGGGAAGATGATGCGATCATAAACACCCGCCAATCTCAACGTGACACCAATCGAGGTTAACAATACGCTTGCCTCCAAGCCGCTCAACATGGAATACAACCAGGTGCCATCGGGTTGGCGGCGATCGTGTTCAATCAGCGGCTTCGATGGAGAGACGAGCAGGTAATCCGT is a window of Blastocatellia bacterium DNA encoding:
- a CDS encoding aminotransferase class I/II-fold pyridoxal phosphate-dependent enzyme, with the translated sequence MSNKHQPDIRAITRLVPRSGNLVQGQSELPIDPALARAACEIITASENHYSPSEGDAQLRAAVAAKIAAFNGVRVDPDATPMELLITPGGTGGVVAVAHTYLRGAAALVFEPYYPYHRRVIGDLGGHTEVFPLRGPSLELDGDALKTHCRQLKDRSSFPLRAIIVCTPANPTGKVFSQDELEIIASICQELDLLCLADEVYEHHVVGERKHISIASLPGMWERTITINSFSKSWNISGWRIGYTYGSGSLVAPLNNAINVLYVCTPTPLQKALARVLMADPGYYPRLRDQFMARRRFAAHTLAEVGFQVYESGSAFYLWARIPDRFDDAMQLNQFLMERAGVAAVPGSAFADGDEWRRYMRVCIAREDEILYGALEKVRQALADA
- a CDS encoding ABC transporter substrate-binding protein, which gives rise to MKTELAPQTSSLNRRASPHRPATTSERQLNWLPALSGWLLLTGLWILLLSHCAGREERIVIGSKNFTEQVILGELLAQHIETNTGLAVMRRLNLGGTFICHQAIRAGDIDLYVEYTGTALTAILKQQPTSDAAEVYRRVKQEYAEQFQLEWMQPLGFNNTFAMIVRGEDARALNIRTISQAAEHTPRWRAGFGPEFMERADGYNGLAKTYGLKFAQPPRIMDLGLMYRALIERQVDIVAGNSTDGLIASLDLVVLEDDRHYFPPYEAAPVVRRQTLERHPALRQALHQLGGCISAEQMRQLNYQVDGRQRDVRQVVQEFRQTACR
- a CDS encoding radical SAM protein, translated to MLMSGLNQQPTLSHEQYLDQLEALIKRHDSLPPEAIVKTDMLRLGVAFTEEALRVAAQHKLKAYFIFSFDLVPLKEMEQQEHWRAPEEICLEGGPYGFRRTIVSVRLNPASPYRVEVDEEQVALKLNGVTICHVGFQPVPEYYTHTLSNGKRVIEIAPTIEWGYLIYLTVYRICQYFGKQEECQFCDINENYRQQLEAGRPYTGVKSVDEILEALAIINQTDTQEPISRAYTITGGSVTTKLHGLSEVDFYARYAEAIEQRFPGRWISKMVVQALPVDEVKKLKDVGVQIYHPNYEIWDERLFNLICPGKARYIGRNEWIKRILDAATIFEPSHVIPNFVAGVEMAKPYGFDTVDEAIASTAEGLNFFMSHGITPRFTVWCPEPLTGLGPLNPQGAPLEYHLRLLETWRDLHASYRLPVPPGYGEAGIGRAVFSVSAFMDVIEQGAGPSASGNPLHAGLHQVIHANPPSGDRRS
- a CDS encoding flavin reductase family protein; protein product: MPISKDEFRQSLSRFASGVTVVTTRDADGCPRGMTVSAFCSLSLEPPLVLICIDKTAESHPAFSQSGVFAVNVLADNQEFLSRQFSTAVEDRFAGIAYHAGLDGVPVLDGALANLQCRLVHSYDGGDHTIFVGQIEATTVREGNPLLYFRGRYRQLAE
- a CDS encoding ABC transporter permease encodes the protein MSLSEFLSRYWSEILLLTQQHIMLVGIATGLATLIGVPLGVLIRQRPLCSKLVLALANVIQTVPSLALFGFLIPLPLIGGIGQRTAIVALVLYALLPIIRNTYTGLMGVDRAVREAGRGMGMTDRQLLFQVELPLALHVILAGVRLATVISVGLATIAAFIGAGGLGDLIFRGISTVNNQLILAGAIPAALLALLVDVALGWIEHRFKPGRRR
- a CDS encoding glycine--tRNA ligase; the encoded protein is MPGDLEKIKSLCKRRGFIFPSSEVYGGLESTWDYGPLGVELKNNVKRAWWRSVVYERDDMEGLDAAILMNRQVWKYSGHEETFSDPLVDCKECKKRFRADHVNGDRCPSCNGELTEPRMFNLMFKTFVGPVEDEGALVYLRPETAQGIFVNFLNVQTTMRRKLPFGIAQIGKAFRNEITPGNFTFRTREFEQMEIEYFVKPGTDEEWFERWVEERFNWYLNLGIRPENLRKREQTPEELAHYAKRTIDIEYLFSIGWSEIEGIANRTDFDLRSHSKLNPANTHSVTDLTFFDEETKEHIIPYVIEPSAGADRATLAFLCDAYDEELVRGEKRVVLKLHKDLAPIKVAVLPLLRNRPEIVEMARRIKRDLQPAMRAVYDDTGSIGRLYRRQDEIGTPYCVTVDVQSLEDQQVTVRDRDSMQQIRIAADQVKAYLIDQLGCR
- a CDS encoding ATP-binding cassette domain-containing protein produces the protein MSSSTDIAVEFRQVSVSLDGRAVVSDLSFQIHRAETVVLLGRSGCGKTTTLKLINRLLEPTRGEVWVEGRATTEWDPIQLRRRIGYVIQDVGLFPHFTVERNVALVPTLERWSPARIRERTDQLLRMVGLEPEQFARRYPHELSGGQRQRVGVARALAADPPLLLMDEPFGALDPITRVDIQREFRQLQQQLGKTVVFVTHDVQEAVALASRIGLMKDGRLVELGTPSQFLESSHPEARHFIQALQHRREHL
- a CDS encoding fumarylacetoacetate hydrolase family protein — encoded protein: MKLVSFQRGATASYGVVIEEGIIDVGHRLDHPYLTLRAVLEANALGEVAEYVAGRPADLSFDEVTFLPVIPNPDKILCVGINYEAHRLETGRDKTEYPVLFTRFANTQVGHNQPIIRPRVSEKLDYEGELAVIIGKRGRYIDRAAALSHVAGYACYNDASVRDWQRHTSQFTPGKNFPATGGFGPWMVTADEIPDPTQLTLSTRLNGVQMQHARTDDLIFTIPELIAYISTFTELVPGDVISTGTPGGVGFARRPPVFMKPGDLVEVEISGIGVLRNPIIKETAHAD
- a CDS encoding CCA tRNA nucleotidyltransferase, with product MKSSAVAIRGASLQAIDSVVVSLCRAIREAGGRALFVGGGVRDRLMGIASKDYDIEVYRIPPEILRAVIEPFGSVNAVGERFTVYKLLVRDESGSLEIDVSLPRRESKVARGHRGFDVTGDPFMSFEEAARRRDFTINAIMYDPLTDELIDPHGGIGDIDQRVIRVVDPNTFVEDSLRVLRAMQLAARFEFEIDQQTKELCRSIALDDLPKERIWGEFEKLFLLARRPSIGLQAALELGIIEKLLPELLPMVGCPQDPQWHPEGDVWVHTLMAVDQAVALSQGLPKELKLTVVLAVLLHDIAKPQTTVFDRGHIRSPEHEERGREPTLRVLDALNIHTINGFDVRHHVVQLVVNHLKPSHFYKDRDRVSDGAFRRLAKKCDLELLYLASKADALARGPASESSAQEWFIQKARALAVEHAPPKPILMGRHLIQIGMAPGPRMGKILQAIYEQQLDGKVTNLDEALEAARSMLAEEASRT
- a CDS encoding UbiX family flavin prenyltransferase, which gives rise to MKLIVGISGSSGVIYGIRLLEILQSVPHIETHLIMTPAARQTITLETDYQPSAVEALARVVHKFGDIAASLSSGSFAVAGMIVIPCSIKTLAGIAYSYSDNLLTRAADVTLKERRRLVLVVRETPLHLGHLRLMAQATEIGAIIMPPVPAFYHRPQTLDDIINQTVNRALDLLGIELAQDLFQRWTGPHKRA